The following is a genomic window from Adhaeribacter radiodurans.
AAAATATAGCTGATGTTAAACTGGTGAAAAGCCTGCATTACAGCAAAGTCGGAACCTACCGTTCCTACCATAAGAGGGTCGTAGATATCCAGAATAATTACTTTATTAGTACCCGTTATAACTTCTACGCGCTTGTTTGGCCAAACGTAATCGCGGGTAATTAAGGTACCCGGATGATCGGGTTCGAAGGTGTTTTTAATGCGCAGGTCGATACCGCTTATTTCCAAAGGCTTGCTGGCTTTGGGGTGAATAGCTTCCATGCCCACGTCAGCTAATTGGTCGGCTACATCGTAATTGGTATTTACCACAGGAACACAATTTTCTAAACCTACCAAAGCCGGATCAGCCGAGGAAAGGTGATATTCTTTGTGAATGATAGCTTCTTTGGGTTTTAAAGCCACCGCCACTTTGCAGAAAGTTACCTCGGAATAGCCCCGGTCAAATTCCCGCATAATACCTTCGGTACCTTTGGTGTAACCAGTAACTATGGTAATGGTTTTGTCAAAATCTATACCTTTTAACGAATGAGCAATGCGCTGATCGATGGTGTAAGGTTCGTGATCGTGGAAACCGCTTAAATCCACTAAAGTAGCGTGTAAACCACGGTTTTGCAGAATATTAACAAAGTTAAAGGCCGAATGGGCTTCTCCAATAGAGGCTAAAATTTCGCGGGCGGCTTGTAAAATACTTTCGGCGCTCACGTAACCAGAGGCCAAAACATTTACCAGATTTTCTAAAAATAACTGTGCTTCGTGCAGGCGTTGCTGAATAAAATCATTGGCTACCTCCAGGTTCAAACCCAGGTATTCGTAACTTTTATTTATTTCTTGTAGCTTCTCAGACACTAGGTTTAACGACTGGTGAAAGTCTTTATGCCCTACAATGTGGTGGTAAACGCCTGGTTCACCGGTTTTTTTATTCTCGAGGAGCAAATTGGTTACTCCTGCAAAAGCCGAAACCACAAACACCCGGTTATATAGTTGATCACCAGTTCGGCCGTGGTAAATTATATTTTCTAAAACTTTGTCCAGCGCACTCATACTAGTGCCGCCAATTTTTTCTACTGTTAACATGTGTTCCGAAAAGAAAATTATATATTATGTAATAAGTATTTGCTAAAACCTGAACTTCAAAAATACTAGTTCATTGGCAATTTTAACTATATTTTATCAGTCATTTACTAGACTTACGCTTTCAAGCTGATTTTATAAGTGTTTCTAAGGACGGGCTTTTACAATATGATCTTCCTGCTGAGCTAAGATTCCGGCTTGTAGCAGTTCTTCTACCAACACTTCAATTTGCTCCCGAATATCGTCCGTTACCCGCAGAAAGCCCATTAATTTAGCAACTGTGGGTGCCACTTCTTCGGTAGCCAGACCGTAAGATTGCGTAACCACTTTTTGAATGATTAATTTGATTTCGGCCGCCGGAATAAAATCTATGTTGCGGGAGGAAGCAGGTAATTGACTGCGATCGCGAAGGGGAGGATGCGCCATGGTGGGTAACCAAAGAAAATCTTTTTCCCGCCGGAAAACTCCCTGCAGGATACCAAAATCAATGGCCTGTTCTACGGCGGTTTTTACCCGGGGGCCAACTTTGGTTAGTGCGCTTGCCTCGGCTAGCCGCCGGGTAACTTCAGTAATATGTACCGGACTTTCTACCTGCACTATCTGCCAAATCCAATCGGCCAATTTAGTAGTGGGCACTTCTGCTAACTCTGGATTTACTAATTTTACCGGAACAGTAGCCACCTGGTAAAGCGGCAAGCCTGTGGTTTGCTCCTGATTGGTAACGGCCTGCCGGGTTATTATGGGTTCTTCCTGGTTGCTTTTATTTACCGTTCCTTTTGATGGAGTATTATTTAATGCTTGTTCTATTGCCGAAATCAGACGCTTTAATTCTGCTTCAGGGTTCCGGAACCAATCGGTACTCCAAACGTGGTACAAATTCCAGCCTAAGCTTGCCAAAACGGACTGGCGCAACCGATCCCGGTCGCGGGCCGAACGAGCACTATAATAAGTGGCACCATCACATTCAATTCCTAAAACATAACGGCCGGGTTGCTGTGGATCAACCACGGCAAAATCCACGTAAAATCCGGCGGAGCCCACCTTGGGTTTTAACTGATATCCTTGTTGGGTTAAAGCATCGTAAATTACTTGCTCAAAAGGCAAGTTATCTGTTTCTGAGGGTAAGGCATTGCTGTTTTCGTGGAGTAAGTGCCCGTTTTTAGCGTAAGTCAGGAAAGTTTTAAAAGCCTGTACCCCGCGGGAAGGTGTGCGGTTTAAATCAATATCATCGGGTAATAAATTAGTAAATATTTCGCAGCGCAGACGGGCACGGGTAATTAATACGTTTAAACGCCGTTCGCCGCCCGTACTATTAAGTGGCCCGAAATTCATGGTTAAGTTACCGTCGGCAGTGCGGCCGTAGCCGGTACTAATAAAAATTACATCGCGTTCATCGCCTTGCACGTTTTCCAGGTTTTTCACGAAAAATGGTTCGTTTGGATGAGCCTGAAAATAAGCTTCGGTTGCTGGATCGGCTTTGCGTAAAATCTCGAGTTGGTTAATTATGGCTTGCATTTGCGACATACTAAAAGCAGCTACTCCCAGCGTTAATTCCGGATGAGTACGGGCGTGCTGCATAATTGCCTGGGCTACAGTCTCGGCTTCCTGCGGATTAGTGCGCGTTTTTCCGCGGTGGTAAAAGGTGTGCGGCAGATGATGGTACAGTAATCCGATTTCTTTTCTGGCGGCATCCGGGCTCGGGAAAATAACTAAACGGTTTTCGTAAAATTCCTGGTTCGAAACCGCTATTAGCGATTCGTGGCGGCTACGGTAATGCCAGCGCAACATGCGTTGCGGTGCACCCTGAGCGGCAAACAAGCCCAGTATACTTTCTACATCGGTGGTTATATTTTCTTCGTCGGCTTCTTCTTCGTTTACCAATGAATCGAAAAAACTCGTTGGCGGCATTTGTTTGCTATCGCCCACTACTACCACTTGTTTGGCCCGCAAAATGGCTCCAAACGCATCTACGGGTTTTACCTGACTAGCTTCATCAAAAATTACTAAATCAAATTGCAAGCATTCGGGTGGTAGAAAGTTGGCAATGGAAAGTGGCCCCATCATAAATACCGGTTTAATTGCCTGAATAGCATTTCCGGCCTTAGTCATTAATTGCCGAATAGGTAAATGGCGAGCTTTTTTTTCAAATTCCCGGCGCAGAATACCTAATTGCCCACCGGCCTGGTGCAAAGGTAAATGCTGCCAGTGCGCCATTGCCAGCTTTGCCCGGTTATACGCCAGCATTAAGGTATCTAACTGGTTAAACTTTTGAATAACCTCTTCGTGACCTGCCCGCTGGAACTGCTGCAATGCGGGCCGTTCGGTATAAGCTTTTTCCAGGAGCGCTTCCAACCAGGTTTGCTGGAAAGCCGGATACAAATAACGAGCTGCTTCGGGCCAGCTAGTAGCACGATTAGTAATTTCCTGCAAGCCTTCTTGTTGTAACCTAACGGTTAAATTATTCCAACCTACTATTTGGTGCAACTCAGGTAAGTGAGATTGCCATTGTTGCAACAGCCCTAATTGTTCGGTAAAAGATTGTTCCCGGAAGTAATTATCCTGACCAAAGCGGAGAACTTCATCCAGCAAGAGCAATTGTTTTACCTCGGCTAAGCGGGTGCGGTAGTTTAGTAAATTCTGCTCTATTTGCTGTGCAGTTAGTTGTAAAGAAGGTAAATTTGGTTCGCTCGCCAGAAACTCAAGAACTGTCTGGGGAATAAGTTGGTTGGCTACATCCTGATGTATTTCGGTAAGCCAGTTTTTTATTTTCGTTAAATGCAGCCAATCGGAACGTTCTCCGCGCCATTGTTTTCCAAAAGTAGCCTGGCCTAATTCCTGATGTTGCTGGATAATTTTCTGCTGTCGGTTCGCTTCCAGGATGGCATCTACTAATTTTAATTGCTCATTGGTATTATCCGGCAGAATGGTTTTACTTAAACCGGCCAGTTTTTTCTTGCTTCGTCGGTAAGCTCCTGACAAAAAATTCCACCATTTTTCACCATAAGCAATTATATTTTCCCGGATTTCTAAAGCTTCGGTGGTAGCTGTCCAGGCTTCGGGCAGCAGCTTATCCTGAAACTGGGTCTGGATAGTGGCAAAGGCTTTACCCGCAGTTAGCAACTGCTCTAAGTCGGCTTGTTGTTGCAGCCAATTATTTGTTTTTACCGCTACTCCCGCATAATCCGGACTTTGGAGCAAACGATTTACTAAAGTAACCAACGCCACTGTTTCCGAAGAGTTAATTGGGAGCGGTAACATAACAATAAGGGCTAATTGTTGCGCCTTTGGTTGCAGGGTAGTTATGGATTGACGGCCAGCCTCTAAAGCTCGCGTTAATTGGTTTTCATCGGCGGGCAATAATTGCTGACGTTGGCTGCCCCAAAATAGTAAATTTATAGGTTCGCCTAGTTGTTTTAGGCGAGCTTGTAATTCTTGCACCAGCGCATCGCGGCGGCGAAATTCATCGCGCGACCAGTTAAGCAGGGTAGGCAAAGCAAAACGGGGCAAATCTACTTGTGGGTACTGTTGCCGCAATTGCAAAAGTTCGCCGTAAACATGGTAAGTAGTTAAATCGCTTTGGGCAATGGGCTGGTTTACGGCTTCGCAATAGTTGTTCAGGCGTTCACGCAGTTGAATTAGCAAATTTAGTTCGCTTTCCTGTTCTTTTACTTTGGGTTTGCCTAAGTCCAGGGTGCGGGCGAGTTCTTTGGTTACTTCTTTTTTGTTCGTTTTGTGGCTGTGCAGTTCCAAACAAGCTTCGCCTAGGCCAACTTTATCCAGCCGCCGTTTTACTACTTCCAGAGCCGCCATTTTTTCGGCCACAAACAACACGGTTTTTCCTTTACCAATCGCTTCTGAAATTAAATTGGTTATGGTTTGCGATTTTCCGGTACCGGGCGGTCCCTGAATTACTAAATTACGACCTTGGTTTACGTCCAGAATGGCCAGCGTTTGCGATGAATCGGCGTCTACTACCTGGCGCACTTCGGCGGGATTTAAATGTGGATCGAGGTGATCTTCGTCGGAAATAAGTGGATCTGGCTCCTGAAAGCCATCTTCGTGCAGCAAAGCTTGCAGCAACGGGTGCTGCGCGGGACCTGCTTCTTCGGACCAGTTAGCGGCATCCAGGTCGTTGTACATCATAAACTTCCCGAAAGAGAAAAAGCCCAACGCAATGGCCGAAGAATTAATCAGCCAACCTTTCCGCCCCACAATTTCCTTCCAGACTTCATCAAAGTAAGCGGTTACATCTACTTCTTCGGTATCGGGCAGTTCCGGAATCTGCAAGCCAAAGTCGGCTTTCATTTTAGCAATTAAAGATAAATTTTCGCCTACTTCACCGCCGGTGTACCGCAACTGAAACCGCTCCCGCGCCGAGGAACGCGTTAATTCTACAGGTATTAACAGCAATGGTGCTTGACGCGGGTCCTCGGTATTACCAGCTTCGTACCAGGTTAGCGCGCCCAATGCCAGGTACAGAATATTGACGCCTTGTTCTTCCACAAAAAGCCTGGCCGCATGATACGTCTGCAATAAGCGGTTTTCCAGTTTAGGTATTGTTTCGCGGGTTTGCAGTTTATTGTCGGTTTGGGCCGGCGTTATAGCTATTGACGCACTGGGTATTTTCTCATTTTCCGGAGTATTTTGTTGGGTATTCAGGAGGCTGTTCGCCGTTTTGCTGTCCATGGACAGAAAGGTCATGGCTTTGCCTTCCAGCACAAGTAATCGGTACACCTCGGCGGGTACTTCATTTACTATTTCTACCCCTTTGGCTTGCAAAGGCCGATAATGGAGGAGCGGATTACGTAAACTTAAATCGAGCAAATCGCGGCGCGAAGCTTCTAGGCGGGCATTTACCTGGGATGCGGCAGTCATAGGAAAAGATTCAGATTCTATGCGAATCTAAACGTTTTCTGGCAACAAAACCGGTATTTTCTTCCGGCATATATTAGGTATTTTATAACTGGAATTAATAAGTTAGTCTGATTCTGAAAGAAAGAATGGAATGAGGTGTACGGAATTCGACGGAAATGCTGAGTAACGTTTAAGGTGTTTCTGAAGCAGTGGTATTTCATGTACCTTCAGCCACAACTATGATTTGTTGATGAATAAAGATATGTTGTTGAGTATTTATAGGCAAGACGCTGTTGTAGAAACACCATGTTGTGCGTTAGTGTTGGCTGTTTTATTTGTTTCCTGAAGACGCAAATCCTTCTTTGTTTGTCTCTACCATAAAGATGCTTTTACCACCCGCAATAAATAGTGTTTTACTAAACTTACTTCTTCCAAAACAAAGGTTAGTTGCTTGTGGACATTTAATCTCCGAAAGTTTGGTTCCATTAGGATCATAAACAACAACACGGCTTCCAACAGCTATGTAAAGATTGCCGTCAGCATCGACTGTCATGCCGTCCGGTGCAATGCTGTTCCCAAATTCAATAAGTTTCGAAGGGGCCTGCAGCGAACCATCTTCCTTTAGTTCAAAGGCTAGTATTGAACCTTCACCGTTTGGCTTTACAACTGCCTTTTCTTCTGGCAAAAACCACCTGTTGCCGTTCCCCGGGTAATCACAATTTACTACATAAAGGGTTTTCTGGTCGGGAGAAACAGCAATGCCATTGGGCTTATTCACATTAGCAGCAACCAAATGAACACTACTGTCGTTGTCAATGCGATACACGCCCATTAGATTCTGCTCTACCGGATCATTTACAACGTAGCTGGGATCAGTAAAGTAAATTCTTCCCTCTGCATCAATAGAAAGATCATTGGGAGAATTGAACGGCTTGTTTCGATACTGACCGGCAATGATGCGGGTAATGCCCGTTTTCATGTTTGTCTTTGT
Proteins encoded in this region:
- a CDS encoding DUF3320 domain-containing protein, yielding MTAASQVNARLEASRRDLLDLSLRNPLLHYRPLQAKGVEIVNEVPAEVYRLLVLEGKAMTFLSMDSKTANSLLNTQQNTPENEKIPSASIAITPAQTDNKLQTRETIPKLENRLLQTYHAARLFVEEQGVNILYLALGALTWYEAGNTEDPRQAPLLLIPVELTRSSARERFQLRYTGGEVGENLSLIAKMKADFGLQIPELPDTEEVDVTAYFDEVWKEIVGRKGWLINSSAIALGFFSFGKFMMYNDLDAANWSEEAGPAQHPLLQALLHEDGFQEPDPLISDEDHLDPHLNPAEVRQVVDADSSQTLAILDVNQGRNLVIQGPPGTGKSQTITNLISEAIGKGKTVLFVAEKMAALEVVKRRLDKVGLGEACLELHSHKTNKKEVTKELARTLDLGKPKVKEQESELNLLIQLRERLNNYCEAVNQPIAQSDLTTYHVYGELLQLRQQYPQVDLPRFALPTLLNWSRDEFRRRDALVQELQARLKQLGEPINLLFWGSQRQQLLPADENQLTRALEAGRQSITTLQPKAQQLALIVMLPLPINSSETVALVTLVNRLLQSPDYAGVAVKTNNWLQQQADLEQLLTAGKAFATIQTQFQDKLLPEAWTATTEALEIRENIIAYGEKWWNFLSGAYRRSKKKLAGLSKTILPDNTNEQLKLVDAILEANRQQKIIQQHQELGQATFGKQWRGERSDWLHLTKIKNWLTEIHQDVANQLIPQTVLEFLASEPNLPSLQLTAQQIEQNLLNYRTRLAEVKQLLLLDEVLRFGQDNYFREQSFTEQLGLLQQWQSHLPELHQIVGWNNLTVRLQQEGLQEITNRATSWPEAARYLYPAFQQTWLEALLEKAYTERPALQQFQRAGHEEVIQKFNQLDTLMLAYNRAKLAMAHWQHLPLHQAGGQLGILRREFEKKARHLPIRQLMTKAGNAIQAIKPVFMMGPLSIANFLPPECLQFDLVIFDEASQVKPVDAFGAILRAKQVVVVGDSKQMPPTSFFDSLVNEEEADEENITTDVESILGLFAAQGAPQRMLRWHYRSRHESLIAVSNQEFYENRLVIFPSPDAARKEIGLLYHHLPHTFYHRGKTRTNPQEAETVAQAIMQHARTHPELTLGVAAFSMSQMQAIINQLEILRKADPATEAYFQAHPNEPFFVKNLENVQGDERDVIFISTGYGRTADGNLTMNFGPLNSTGGERRLNVLITRARLRCEIFTNLLPDDIDLNRTPSRGVQAFKTFLTYAKNGHLLHENSNALPSETDNLPFEQVIYDALTQQGYQLKPKVGSAGFYVDFAVVDPQQPGRYVLGIECDGATYYSARSARDRDRLRQSVLASLGWNLYHVWSTDWFRNPEAELKRLISAIEQALNNTPSKGTVNKSNQEEPIITRQAVTNQEQTTGLPLYQVATVPVKLVNPELAEVPTTKLADWIWQIVQVESPVHITEVTRRLAEASALTKVGPRVKTAVEQAIDFGILQGVFRREKDFLWLPTMAHPPLRDRSQLPASSRNIDFIPAAEIKLIIQKVVTQSYGLATEEVAPTVAKLMGFLRVTDDIREQIEVLVEELLQAGILAQQEDHIVKARP
- a CDS encoding aspartate kinase, giving the protein MLTVEKIGGTSMSALDKVLENIIYHGRTGDQLYNRVFVVSAFAGVTNLLLENKKTGEPGVYHHIVGHKDFHQSLNLVSEKLQEINKSYEYLGLNLEVANDFIQQRLHEAQLFLENLVNVLASGYVSAESILQAAREILASIGEAHSAFNFVNILQNRGLHATLVDLSGFHDHEPYTIDQRIAHSLKGIDFDKTITIVTGYTKGTEGIMREFDRGYSEVTFCKVAVALKPKEAIIHKEYHLSSADPALVGLENCVPVVNTNYDVADQLADVGMEAIHPKASKPLEISGIDLRIKNTFEPDHPGTLITRDYVWPNKRVEVITGTNKVIILDIYDPLMVGTVGSDFAVMQAFHQFNISYIFKATSANSISMVIWEKDYKSELVEALEAQFQEVTVEKVAIVCMIGSNIDQPGVLAKAAGALAENNINIKSAGFSLRKVNVQFVVAREDFKSAVVALNKTMFF